The following are encoded in a window of Actinomycetota bacterium genomic DNA:
- a CDS encoding V-type ATP synthase subunit B: RDTAAIERAVLFLNLADDPAVERIATPRMALTTAEYLAYTCDMHVLVILTDMTYYCEALREVSAARKEVPGRRGFPGYLYTDLATLYGRAGRIKGRKGSITQIPILTMPEDDKTHPIPDLTGYITEGQIILDRNLHRRGIYPPVAVLPSLSRLKQKGIGEGKTREDHADLSNQLFGAYANGIQAKELAVILGQAALSESDKAFVAFADAFEERFIGQGEDEERSIERTLQTGWQLLTLLPRSELKRIKEEYIARYLPEGDLSVLEGGESP; the protein is encoded by the coding sequence GCGCGATACGGCGGCTATCGAGCGAGCCGTTTTGTTCCTCAATCTCGCCGATGATCCGGCAGTAGAGCGGATAGCCACGCCCAGAATGGCACTGACGACAGCGGAGTATCTCGCATATACTTGCGATATGCACGTGCTGGTCATCCTCACCGACATGACCTATTACTGCGAGGCCTTGCGAGAGGTGTCCGCCGCGCGCAAAGAGGTGCCGGGACGCCGGGGTTTCCCGGGGTATCTCTACACCGACCTTGCAACTCTCTATGGGCGGGCTGGCAGGATCAAGGGGCGCAAAGGCTCAATTACGCAGATACCCATCCTTACGATGCCTGAGGATGACAAGACACACCCGATTCCTGATCTGACCGGTTATATCACCGAGGGCCAGATAATCCTCGACCGCAACTTGCACCGCCGGGGCATCTATCCGCCAGTCGCTGTGCTGCCGTCACTCTCTCGCCTCAAGCAAAAAGGTATCGGCGAGGGCAAGACCCGGGAAGATCACGCGGATCTGTCCAATCAGCTTTTTGGCGCGTACGCCAATGGAATTCAGGCCAAAGAGCTCGCGGTTATCCTTGGGCAGGCCGCGCTTTCCGAATCGGACAAAGCGTTTGTTGCCTTTGCCGACGCTTTCGAGGAGAGGTTCATCGGACAGGGCGAAGATGAGGAGCGCTCGATAGAGCGCACCTTGCAGACAGGCTGGCAGCTTCTCACCCTTCTGCCGAGAAGCGAGCTCAAACGCATCAAGGAAGAGTACATAGCGAGGTACTTGCCCGAAGGTGATCTGTCCGTTCTAGAAGGAGGCGAGTCGCCGTGA
- a CDS encoding TldD/PmbA family protein, translating to MREFIDAALNAAALAGASYADARIVETTQEGIAVADGRVEGIDSSTSMGIGVRVLFNGSWGFSSSANLTENDAAATARQAVSIARASALCPGPSPVVLAESRPITDSWSGPCEIDPFEVSISTKLSLLTEVDAILRAEPAVKLTKAQLGFYRVKKFFGSSEGSYITQEHVESGGGFTAYAITGDEVFPRSYPTSHTGDWVQGGWEAIERMDLSGNAGRIAEQAAALASAQPCPSGQYDVIIDGSQLALQVHESIGHPTELDRVLGDEAAFAGTSFLGLSDLGVLRYGSEHVNVTIDSTLPGALGSFGYDDEGVPAQRHHLITNGELTSFMTSRESAAALGTQSNGCMKADGWNRIPLIRMTTVSLEPGQWALDDLIASTDRGIYLETNNSWSIDDKRLNFQFACEIGWLIENGRLTKMVKNPNYTGVTPQFWNSCDAVCSTDHWRVWGIPNCGKGEPMQVAHVAHGSAPARFRDVTVGVGR from the coding sequence ATGAGGGAATTTATCGATGCCGCGCTTAATGCCGCCGCGCTTGCGGGAGCTTCCTATGCCGATGCTCGAATCGTGGAGACCACACAGGAAGGGATCGCGGTAGCCGATGGAAGGGTCGAAGGCATCGACTCATCTACATCGATGGGGATAGGGGTCCGGGTGCTTTTCAACGGCTCCTGGGGCTTTTCCTCCTCGGCGAATCTGACCGAAAACGACGCGGCGGCCACCGCTAGACAAGCCGTCTCCATCGCGCGCGCCTCCGCACTTTGTCCTGGCCCTTCTCCAGTAGTCTTGGCTGAGTCCAGGCCGATAACCGACTCGTGGTCCGGCCCCTGCGAGATCGATCCGTTTGAGGTGTCGATCTCGACAAAACTTTCCTTGCTGACCGAGGTGGACGCGATACTGAGAGCCGAGCCCGCAGTAAAGCTCACGAAAGCTCAATTGGGCTTTTACCGGGTGAAAAAGTTCTTTGGCTCAAGCGAGGGTTCCTACATTACCCAGGAGCACGTTGAGTCAGGCGGGGGCTTCACCGCTTACGCCATCACCGGCGACGAGGTGTTCCCGCGCTCTTACCCCACCTCCCACACCGGCGACTGGGTCCAGGGAGGCTGGGAGGCAATCGAGCGGATGGACCTTTCGGGCAACGCCGGACGTATCGCCGAGCAGGCTGCGGCGCTGGCCAGCGCTCAACCATGCCCAAGCGGCCAATACGACGTGATAATCGATGGAAGTCAGCTTGCCTTGCAAGTGCACGAATCGATTGGACACCCCACCGAACTCGACCGCGTCTTAGGCGACGAGGCCGCCTTTGCGGGCACCTCTTTTCTTGGCTTGTCCGATCTAGGCGTTTTGCGATATGGGTCAGAGCACGTTAACGTCACCATCGACTCCACCCTCCCAGGCGCTTTGGGATCTTTCGGCTACGACGATGAAGGCGTGCCGGCTCAACGGCATCATCTAATCACCAACGGTGAGCTCACGAGCTTCATGACGTCGCGGGAGTCAGCCGCGGCACTTGGAACTCAAAGCAACGGTTGCATGAAAGCGGACGGCTGGAATCGCATCCCGCTAATACGCATGACAACGGTTTCCCTTGAGCCAGGGCAATGGGCGCTTGATGATCTTATCGCCAGCACCGATAGAGGCATCTATCTGGAGACCAACAACTCCTGGTCGATAGATGACAAACGTTTGAACTTTCAGTTCGCTTGCGAAATCGGCTGGCTCATCGAAAACGGTCGCCTGACCAAGATGGTGAAAAACCCTAATTACACTGGCGTCACACCTCAATTCTGGAACTCCTGCGATGCCGTGTGCTCAACCGATCACTGGAGAGTCTGGGGTATACCGAATTGCGGAAAGGGCGAACCGATGCAGGTAGCTCATGTCGCTCATGGCAGCGCGCCAGCTCGTTTCAGAGATGTCACCGTGGGGGTTGGGCGATGA
- a CDS encoding V-type ATP synthase subunit D — protein sequence MASALRVNPNRMELLKLKRRHQVALRGHKLLKDKLDELLKEFLGRISESRRLRRSVEKELAVVAGLYVISRAEAGGPHIDQALSASAPKAFVGVESRNVMSVNIPVFSLLEPPVPCCYSYISTPAVLDSAIDTLSSVLERVIELAQKEKAIELLAAEIERTRRRVNALEHVLIPQVTAAIRQISMKLDEGERANLVRLMKVKEIIAAQESAG from the coding sequence ATGGCATCTGCGCTGCGGGTCAACCCCAACCGCATGGAGCTGCTGAAGCTCAAGCGCCGTCACCAGGTTGCCTTGCGGGGGCATAAGCTGCTGAAAGACAAACTCGACGAGCTGCTAAAGGAGTTTCTCGGCAGAATATCGGAGAGTCGCAGACTCAGGCGATCGGTGGAAAAAGAACTCGCCGTCGTAGCCGGCCTGTATGTTATTTCTCGTGCCGAGGCAGGCGGACCCCACATCGATCAGGCGCTATCCGCGAGTGCTCCGAAGGCGTTTGTCGGGGTGGAGAGCCGAAATGTTATGAGCGTCAATATCCCGGTGTTTTCGCTGCTGGAGCCGCCGGTGCCTTGCTGCTATTCGTATATTTCGACGCCGGCTGTGCTCGATTCGGCTATCGATACGCTCTCTTCTGTGCTCGAGCGTGTGATCGAACTTGCACAAAAAGAAAAGGCGATCGAGTTGCTGGCCGCGGAGATCGAGCGCACTCGCCGAAGGGTCAATGCATTAGAGCATGTTCTGATTCCGCAGGTTACAGCGGCCATTCGGCAGATCAGCATGAAGCTTGATGAGGGCGAGCGAGCAAATCTCGTACGACTCATGAAGGTCAAGGAAATTATTGCCGCACAGGAATCCGCCGGATAG
- a CDS encoding TldD/PmbA family protein, with protein MSKASTEARELAATAVDSAIASGADSAEAIVGCGTSALTRFAGNRIHQNVMETELSVSIRAVSGSKSGVASTNRIDPASIEKCCRIAVEAAKASPPDPAFPGLPEPRPVTKGHPANDFTGNFDETLRALAVKKIIGHSSTHGLTAAGGVSVTSQTTAVSNSLGVDVVGTVNMLRATVLSMGNSSGSGWASFVSADANSFDPDALGEEAARLAIRTKDPGRLDPGKYTVLLAPEAVADILFFLGWMTFGAKPYAEKRSAFSDRLGQLICDPSISIYDDAFDAQTLGLTFDYEGQPKTRVSLVEKGVAAGVVTDSFWAARTGLPNTGHALPAPNGYGPLPLNLVMGAGEATIEELISSVDRGVYITRFHYVNVEDPIPVTLTGMTRDGTFLIENGQLSKPLLNLRFTQSAIEALSNVRGLTSKQSLIGMYSGSPVLTPGLLIEKFAISGQTT; from the coding sequence ATGAGCAAAGCTAGCACCGAAGCACGAGAGCTGGCGGCAACCGCGGTGGACAGCGCCATAGCATCGGGGGCCGATAGCGCCGAGGCGATAGTCGGCTGCGGAACCTCGGCTCTGACCCGTTTTGCGGGTAACCGGATTCACCAGAATGTCATGGAAACGGAGCTTTCCGTCTCAATTCGTGCCGTATCTGGATCAAAAAGCGGCGTTGCCTCAACCAACAGAATTGACCCGGCCTCGATTGAGAAATGCTGCCGCATCGCAGTGGAGGCCGCGAAGGCATCTCCGCCCGACCCTGCCTTTCCCGGTCTCCCTGAACCGCGACCGGTCACCAAAGGACACCCGGCAAATGACTTCACCGGCAACTTTGACGAAACCCTCCGTGCCTTAGCTGTAAAGAAAATTATCGGGCACTCTTCGACGCATGGTTTGACCGCCGCAGGAGGCGTCAGTGTCACTTCACAGACCACAGCGGTAAGCAACTCTTTGGGTGTTGACGTCGTCGGCACGGTAAATATGCTACGCGCCACCGTGCTTTCAATGGGCAACTCCAGTGGCTCAGGCTGGGCCTCATTCGTATCCGCCGACGCGAACAGCTTCGACCCGGACGCACTTGGCGAAGAGGCTGCCAGGCTTGCAATTCGCACGAAAGATCCCGGGCGCCTTGATCCCGGCAAGTACACAGTCCTTTTGGCTCCGGAAGCCGTAGCCGACATCCTTTTCTTCCTTGGCTGGATGACTTTCGGGGCAAAACCTTACGCCGAGAAACGCTCCGCTTTTTCGGATAGACTCGGCCAACTGATCTGCGACCCTTCGATATCGATATACGACGACGCTTTCGATGCTCAGACGCTAGGCCTGACGTTCGATTATGAAGGCCAGCCGAAGACCCGGGTATCGCTCGTTGAAAAGGGAGTGGCAGCCGGTGTGGTCACGGACTCATTCTGGGCTGCGCGGACCGGCCTTCCCAACACAGGCCATGCCCTGCCGGCGCCTAACGGTTATGGCCCATTGCCCCTCAATCTGGTCATGGGGGCCGGTGAAGCAACCATCGAAGAGCTCATCTCGAGCGTTGACCGGGGAGTTTACATAACCCGATTCCACTATGTAAACGTTGAAGACCCGATTCCGGTCACTTTGACCGGAATGACACGCGATGGAACATTCCTGATTGAAAACGGACAGCTATCTAAGCCACTTCTAAATCTGCGTTTCACTCAAAGCGCGATAGAAGCACTATCGAACGTTCGGGGCCTCACGAGCAAGCAGAGTCTGATTGGCATGTACAGCGGTAGCCCTGTTCTCACCCCTGGCCTGCTGATTGAGAAATTTGCGATCTCCGGCCAGACCACTTAA